A portion of the Salminus brasiliensis chromosome 11, fSalBra1.hap2, whole genome shotgun sequence genome contains these proteins:
- the LOC140565971 gene encoding bridge-like lipid transfer protein family member 2, with protein MSALLIAALVFLALGLVCVFILRWLGCRLAVRFFHSVLNAELKIKSVGLFSLRGISVQFLPQHTLEIDRIWISSKLVNQDLPRYLALCVGETRVRIDLQEPLRPEVLRNHGGNKRKPALSSPTLHFLSQLLSLHIDYINVMVLNLLLPESLWHMTSTGITLLLDHQSKRLAWDFSVGQLSSKVLKSKLQDTCLAEVSLGLAVSGDVSIPDLRPGQLALSVRTLLAELHEGLFHSQLLLPKATSPSDPTTTTTDHADDQYIRLEAVEKLHRVIPQKVNVEFENTNITLSMHSQKRHLNWTLKTLKAGYDRDQEQLPLKAFSPEFSLPHSSLELQLEDGLLLSQSRQRIICLNTLKTLLQVTSADICGSVTINTCIVHYRQQEFSHWLDLFSWEQLTHRKATHRKKGFPLLDVPVRISSSVSNVNVSVQLGDTPPFALGFISTSAELQHLVDSSIEEENMPNLNMSQRVSLSLDHFWWRVGQGSHIQQAPHPPGKHVWGEALILDSFTLQGSYAKPQGIDSTSAASVCAESRLQGLQVEVSETCTLCLSRLLSLFKLGQAQNSITPGPSTAQESSAPLPAVFKLELSLQDTNVFTLSNVAGAVALRVDTVGANGSAESSHVSVQGVSLVVLKSLTESMEPCCPADQACSPVLSLSSISVSYQNNSRTLEVQSKDALALQWTPSDHMFLYQHVQESQSCWSTLSVVLNVKQKEVPSDSTALSPVGSPSVCVDLANTKLTAYVAEQNFIVIRAENLSVSKRSGTTHVKAPRLVFSFDGNDIFTFSDPELHMLDESPNELQEHRARFPFLTTPLNRAWLFSFPSLAVEFPYQYNFSSTFDKAISVQKWLKSLHRGVAQPAKPERLPPDLLFRVGQFSFVFLDDVFEIKLRDNYELMKDESKESAKRLQLLDRKVAELRKQHGELLPARKIEELYASLERKHIEIYIQRSRRLYANTPMRKSLLTWTLNQLELVVLADQSLHGPERVRQVLREVDGISPFPRDGLPLLVQWCRAVRFKVAAFLVRIRDYPRYLFEIRDWELSGRLIGTEQDGQLRGRRKEVVQLGQPWGEVTVHRNVPPLKFYYDLSSNIFLYTIVWGPCWDPAWTLIGQVVDLLTKPTADPSPLLTWWDKSRLLLHGRWHMNIDQANLHQLATEDPYNTTENMHWEWNKLNFDWNPGQFVFKGDMDVNVRTASKYDDICFLHLPNLCMTLDLQWLCHGNPHDHHAVMLCCAENMADVTSGQPHDSYRAFRSENLNLSITMDLNQNSDAGPCQPRILLYSSTLRWMQNFWATWTSVSRPICRGKLFHSLRPFRKKLGQHYKQMSYTAAFPQLQVHYWASFAQQRGIQLECSKGHIFTRGSQRLIPQAGTVMRRLISEWNVTQMVSELSLVTVHLMSSTSDETADHQINAQVKKTHLLSLSSLSYQRQSNRIEEEVTSKDEANSSYTHKLCLVDLRASWTTTNRNIAFGLYDGYKKAAVLKRNLSTEALKGLRIDTQLQAKKLKRTMSTYSSSAPPSTPVIPTVSRPEKSQNEGTSMLQKLIEETDKFVVFSEEDSGVCDQLCGIAACQTDDVYNRNWCIELVNCQMMLRGTETAGCVLVSAAKAQLLQCEHHPAWYNDTLKQKTTWTCSLDCMQYFATMEPNPSEQEDGQLWLEVKNIEEHRQRNLDSVQELMESGQAVGGMVSTTTDWNQPSQVQETQQVQRIISRCSCRMYYIGYSHDIDPELATQIKPPEVRDRHEKEDLLKKQAGAVDTFTLIHNELEISTNPVQYAMILDIVNNLLLHVEPRRKEHSEKKQRVRFQLEISSNPEEQRSSILHLQEAVRQHVAQIRRLEKQIYSNIRSQPEEMRGDELSDINLRLQNQLNQEKTDLQMKSEELNILIRCFKDFQLQRANKMELRKPPEDVSVVRRTEIYFAQARWCLTEEDGQLGIAELELQRFMYSKLNKSDDTAEHLLELGWFTMNNLLPNAAYKVVLRPQSPCQSGRQLALRIFSKVRPPVGGISVKEHFEVNVVPLTIQLMYQFFKRMMGFFFPGRNVEEEEVGDEEDKFRLVTTGVAKPRQLSEDSIAGLGPSKGVTQGINRTAGVRRSFRKPPEHPVDDIDKMKERAAMNNSFIYIKIPQVPLCVSYKGEKSSVDWKDLNLVLPCLEYHNNTWTWLDFAMAVKRDSRKALVAQMIKEKLRLKPAAVSESRGKVAEGKADSSVQQQEEDEKARLLIGLSSTDKSSSKKSIFSRRK; from the exons ATGTCTGCCCTGCTGATAGCAGCCCTGGTGTTTCTGGCTTTAGGGCTTGTGTGTGTCTTCATTCTCAG ATGGCTTGGCTGCAGGTTGGCTGTGAGGTTCTTCCACAGCGTCCTGAACGCAGAACTGAAGATCAAATCGGTGGGCCTCTTTTCACTGCGAGGAATTAGTGTCCAGTTCCTGCCTCAACATACACTG GAAATAGACCGAATATGGATTTCAAGCAAATTAGTTAACCAGGACTTGCC GAGGTACTTGGCGTTATGTGTGGGCGAGACTCGGGTACGGATCGATCTACAGGAGCCCCTCAGGCCAGAGGTGTTGCGGAACCATGGAGGGAATAAGCGCAAGCCGGCACTCAGCTCCCCCACACtgcactttctctctcag CTGTTATCCCTCCATATCGACTACATAAACGTGATGGTGCTTAACCTGCTGCTCCCTGAGTCCCTTTGGCACATGACCAGCACGGGCATCACTCTACTGCTCGATCACCAAAGCAAGAG GTTGGCATGGGACTTTTCAGTGGGACAGCTCAGCAGTAAAGTTCTAAAAAGCAAACTG CAGGACACATGCCTAGCAGAGGTGTCTCTGGGCTTGGCTGTGAGCGGGGATGTGAGTATACCTGACCTTCGCCCAGGACAGCTGGCTCTGAGTGTGAGGACCCTGCTGGCGGAGCTGCACGAGGGGCTGTTTCACTCACAGCTTCTGCTTCCGAAAGCAACCTCTCCTTCAGACCCCACCACTACGACCACAG ATCATGCAGATGATCAGTATATCCGCTTGGAAGCTGTGGAGAAGCTTCACCGAGTGATACCACAGAAGGTCAATGTGGAGTTTGAGAACACTAACATTACCCTCTCCATGCACAGCCAGAAGCG GCATCTAAACTGGACCTTGAAGACTCTGAAGGCTGGTTATGACCGCGATCAGGAGCAGCTTCCTCTGAAAGCCTTCAGTCCCGAGTTCAGCTTACCACACAGCAGCCTGGAGCTACAGCTGGAGG ACGGGCTTCTTCTCTCACAGAGCAGGCAGAGGATTATATGTCTCAACACACTTAAAACCCTGCTGCAG GTGACCTCGGCGGATATCTGTGGCTCGGTCACCATCAACACCTGTATTGTCCACTACCGGCAGCAAGAGTTCTCCCACTGGCTGGACCTTTTCTCCTGGGAGCAGCTCACTCACAGAAAGGCCACGCACAGAAAAAA AGGTTTTCCTCTTCTGGATGTTCCAGTCAGGATCAGCTCTTCTGTGTCCAATGTTAATGTGTCCGTTCAGCTGGGAGACACTCCTCCCTTTGCTCTAGGTTTCATCTCCACCAGTGCAG AATTGCAGCACTTGGTGGATTCCAGTATAGAAGAAGAGAATATGCCAAATCTGAATATGAGCCAGCGAGTTTCACTGTccctggaccacttttggtggaGGGTGGGCCAAGGCTCCCACATCCAGCAGGCTCCTCATCCACCCGGCAAGCATGTGTGGGGGGAGGCCCTTATCCTGGACTCTTTTACACTACAG GGCAGCTACGCTAAGCCCCAGGGTATAGACTCCACTTCTGCTGCGAGCGTATGTGCAGAGTCCAGACTGCAGGGCCTGCAGGTGGAGGTATCCGAGACCTGCACTCTGTGTCTCTCCCGcttactttctctttttaaactggGTCAAGCTCAGAACTCCATCACTCCTGGGCCTTCTACTGCCCAAGAGTCGTCAGCCCCGCTGCCTGCAGTCTTTAAACTTGAGCTCAGCCTGCAAGACACTAATGTGTTCACACTCTCAAATGTGGCAG GAGCTGTGGCGCTGCGGGTCGACACAGTGGGAGCTAATGGCTCAGCTGAAAGCTCACACGTCTCTGTTCAGGGAGTGTCTTTGGTTGTACTGAAATCGCTTACCGAGAGCATGGAGCCATGCTGCCCTGCAGATCAGGCCTGCAGCCCGGTCCTCAGCCTCAGCAGCATCTCTGTGTCCTACCAGAACAACAGCCGCACCCTGGAG GTACAAAGCAAAGATGCCTTAGCGCTGCAGTGGACGCCGTCTGATCACATGTTCCTCTATCAGCATGTGCAAGAGAGCCAGAGCTGTTGGAGCACACTGTCTGTAGTACTGAATGTGAAGCAGAAGGAAGTGCCCTCAGACTCTACAGCTCTTTCTCCTGTAGGAAGCCCCAGCGTGTGTGTTGATCTAGCCAACACCAAGCTCACTGCATATGTAGCCGAACAGAACTTCATTGTCATCCGTGCAGAAAATCTGTCCGTCTCCAAGCGAAGTGGAACCACTCACGTCAAGGCGCCTCGCCTGGTGTTCAGCTTCGATGGCAATGACATCTTCACATTCTCCGACCCGGAGCTTCACATGCTAGATGAGTCACCAAATGAGCTGCAGGAACATCGGGCTCGCTTTCCATTTCTCACCACACCTCTCAACCGTGCCTGGCTCTTTTCCTTTCCCAGTCTGGCCGTGGAATTCCCTTACCAGTACAACTTCTCCAGCACCTTCGACAAGGCCATCAGCGTGCAGAAGTGGCTGAAGAGTCTCCACCGTGGCGTGGCACAGCCGGCCAAACCCGAGCGCCTTCCTCCAGATTTGCTGTTCCGTGTGGGCCAGTTCTCTTTCGTCTTCCTGGACGACGTCTTTGAGATCAAGCTGCGGGACAACTATGAGCTAATGAAGGACGAGAGCAAGGAGAGCGCTAAGCGGCTTCAGCTTCTCGACCGCAAGGTGGCTGAGCTGCGCAAGCAGCATGGCGAACTGCTGCCGGCGCGCAAGATAGAGGAGCTATACGCCTCGCTGGAGCGCAAGCACATCGAGATCTACATCCAGCGCTCCCGCCGTCTTTACGCTAATACGCCCATGCGCAAGTCACTGCTGACTTGGACCCTGAACCAGCTGGAGCTAGTTGTATTAGCCGACCAGTCCCTGCATGGGCCAGAGCGAGTCCGCCAGGTGCTCCGTGAGGTTGATGGCATTAGCCCTTTCCCCAGGGATGGCCTGCCCCTGCTGGTTCAGTGGTGCCGCGCAGTCAGATTCAAGGTGGCTGCCTTTCTAG TGAGGATCCGCGATTACCCCCGTTACCTGTTTGAAATTCGGGACTGGGAGCTGTCAGGACGACTCATAGGGACCGAGCAGGATGGGCAGCTGCGTGGACGACGCAAGGAGGTGGTTCAGCTTGGCCAGCCGTGGGGTGAAGTGACCGTGCACCGCAATGTGCCCCCCCTCAAATTCTACTACGACCTCAGCT CAAACATATTCCTCTACACTATTGTGTGGGGGCCGTGCTGGGACCCTGCTTGGACTCTCATTGGCCAGGTGGTCGATTTACTGACTAAGCCCACTGCTGACCCCTCCCCCCTTCTGACCTGGTGGGATAAGAGCAGGCTGCTCCTACATGGACGCTGGCACATGAACATTGACCAGGCCAACCTGCACCAGCTGGCTACTGAG GACCCATATAACACTACAGAAAACATGCACTGGGAGTGGAACAAACTCAACTTTGACTGGAACCCTGGACAGTTTGTCTTTAAGGGTGACATGGATGTCAATGTTAGGACAGCCTCTAA gtatGATGATATCTGTTTCCTGCACCTTCCCAATCTGTGTATGACGCTGGACCTCCAGTGGCTTTGCCATGGTAACCCACACGACCACCACGCAGTCATGCTCTGCTGTGCGGAGAACATGGCCGACGTGACTTCAGGACAGCCACATGACTCCTACAGGGCCTTCCGTTCTGAGAACCTCAACCTCTCCATCACCATGGACCTTAACCAGAACTCTGATGCAG GACCTTGCCAGCCCCGAATCCTCCTGTACAGCAGCACGCTGCGCTGGATGCAGAACTTCTGGGCCACCTGGACCAGCGTGTCACGGCCCATCTGCAGAGGCAAACTCTTCCACAGCCTCCGGCCGTTCCGCAAGAAGCTCGGCCAGCACTACAAACAGATGTCATACACAGCAGCGTTTCCCCAGCTGCAG GTTCATTATTGGGCGTCCTTTGCTCAGCAGAGGGGCATTCAGCTGGAGTGCAGTAAAGGCCACATTTTCACCAGAGGATCACAGAGGCTTATTCCACAAG CTGGTACAGTGATGAGGAGGTTGATCTCGGAGTGGAATGTGACTCAGATGGTGAGCGAGCTGTCTCTGGTCACTGTCCACCTGATGTCCTCTACCTCAGACGAGACAGCTGACCACCAGATCAACGCACAAGTGAAAAAGACCCACCTGCTTAGCCTGTCCTCGCTCAGCTACCAGAGACAAAGCAACCGAATCGAGGAG GAGGTCACTTCAAAAGATGAGGCCAACTCCTCCTACACTCATAAACTGTGTTTAGTGGACCTCCGTGCTTCCTGGACCACCACCAACAGGAACATAGCTTTTGGCCTGTATGACGGTTACAAGAAGGCAGCTGTGCTGAAGAGGAACCTCTCAACAGAAGCCCTGAAGGGTCTGAGGATCGACACACAGCTGCAGGCCAAAAAGCTAAAGCGCACCATGTCTACTTATTCCTCCAGTGCCCCTCCTTCCACTCCTGTCATCCCTACTGTCAGCCGCCCGGAGAAGAGCCAGAACGAAG GCACATCCATGCTGCAGAAGCTGATCGAGGAGACAGATAAGTTCGTGGTGTTTTCTGAAGAGGATTCAGGAGTGTGTGACCAGCTGTGTGGCATCGCTGCCTGCCAGACGGATGATGTTTATAACCGCAACTGGTGCATAGAGCTTGTCAACTGTCAG ATGATGCTGCGGGGCACTGAGACGGCCGGGTGTGTGCTGGTGTCTGCCGCAAAGGCCCAGCTGCTGCAGTGTGAGCACCATCCAGCCTGGTACAACGACACCCTCAAGCAGAAGACCACATGGACCTGCTCGCTGGACTGCATGCAGTATTTTGCAACCATGGAACCCAACCCTTCCGAACAAGAGGATGGGCAGCTCTGGCTAGAG GTAAAGAACATTGAGGAGCACAGGCAGCGTAACCTGGACTCCGTGCAGGAGCTGATGGAGAGCGGACAGGCTGTTGGCGGCATGGTCAGCACCACCACAG ACTGGAACCAGCCATCCCAGGTGCAGGAGACGCAACAAGTCCAGCGCATCATCTCACGCTGCAGCTGCCGCATGTATTACATCGGCTACAGCCACGACATCGACCCAGAGCTGGCTACACAGATCAAGCCTCCAGAAGTACGCGACCGCCACGAGAAAGAGGATCTGCTTAAGAAGCAGGCTG GCGCAGTGGACACCTTCACTCTGATTCATAATGAACTGGAAATCTCCACTAACCCTGTGCAGTATGCCATGATCCTGGACATAGTCAACAACCTCCTGCTCCACGTGGAACCAAGACGCAAG GAGCACAGTGAGAAAAAGCAGCGGGTGCGGTTCCAGCTGGAAATCTCCAGTAACCCAGAGGAACAGCGCAGCAGCATTCTCCATCTGCAGGAAGCCGTGCGCCAGCATGTCGCTCAGATTCGCCGCCTGGAGAAGCAGATCTACTCCAACATAAGG TCCCAACCAGAGGAAATGAGAGGAGACGAACTGTCTGACATAAATCTGCGCCTGCAGAACCAGCTCAACCAGGAGAAGACAGATTTGCAGATGAAAAGTGAAGAACTCAACATACTCATCAG GTGTTTTAAGGACTTCCAGTTGCAGCGGGCCAATAAGATGGAGCTGCGGAAACCTCCAGAAGATGTGAGTGTGGTTCGCCGCACCGAGATCTACTTCGCTCAGGCGCGTTGGTGCCTCACGGAGGAGGACGGCCAGCTGGGCATTGCCGAACTAGAGCTGCAGAGGTTCATGTACAGCAAG CTGAACAAGTCTGATGACACGGCAGAACATCTCCTGGAACTTGGCTGGTTCACAATGAATAATCTGCTACCTAACGCTGCTTACAAG GTGGTGTTGCGTCCCCAGAGCCCTTGCCAATCAGGGCGCCAGCTTGCCCTTCGCATCTTCAGCAAAGTCCGTCCACCTGTGGGAGGAATTTCTGTCAAGGAACATTTTGAG GTCAATGTGGTGCCACTTACCATCCAGCTCATGTACCAGTTCTTCAAGCGAATGATGGGTTTTTTCTTCCCTGGGAGAAACGTAGAGGAAGAGGAAGTTGGGGACGAGGAAGACAAGTTTCGACTGGTCACTACAG GTGTTGCAAAGCCAAGGCAGCTGTCGGAAGACTCCATCGCGGGGCTGGGCCCCAGCAAAGGGGTCACGCAGGGGATAAATCGCACAGCAGGGGTTAGGAGATCCTTCCGTAAGCCACCTGAG CACCCTGTCGATGACATTGACAAGATGAAAGAGAGAGCCGCGATGAACAACTCTTTCATCTACATCAAAATCCCTCAGGTTCCCCTCTGTGTCAGCTACAAG GGTGAGAAGAGCAGTGTAGACTGGAAGGATCTGAACCTGGTGCTGCCCTGTTTGGAATACCATAACAACACTTGGACCTGGCTGGACTTTGCCATGGCTGTGAAAAGGGACAGCCGAAAAGCTCTGGTTGCCCAG ATGATAAAAGAGAAGCTGCGTCTGAAGCCGGCCGCGGTCTCCGAGTCTCGGGGGAAAGTGGCCGAAGGGAAGGCGGACAGCAGCgtgcagcagcaggaggaggacgAAAAAGCCCGGCTGCTGATCGGCCTCAGCTCCACCGACAAGAGCTCTAGCAAGAAGAGCATCTTCAGCCGACGCAAGTGA
- the LOC140565973 gene encoding ribosomal protein S6 kinase-related protein-like, translated as MGGVGSKNKASVSLVEKRCLPSRQRFLSLRGGHVQSSPFKQRSVPHAKPHICEETPSPEMDPLPTSTSMFLPEFPHRVGRNVHLQITGFIAKGSFGPILKVKDWAKDKTYAIKVLPKSEVLRLGVLEQSKEEVIIQRQLRHPFLLSLEDCWQSQRNLFIMCDYCSTGDLYTYWTLTGQFAEKEVRVFAAELGSALGFLHDFGIMHRDVKMENILLTEQGHLRLADFGLSRRLECGERAFTICGTIQYMAPEVLGGGPYGHAADWWSLGILLYALAAGEFPLPPEVDHTSMLTTVTDHLYEMPSSFSPGLALLLTELLCKTPTHRLRCLERFKSQRFFSGVSFDSQMLTKAPVQPIIQLKDHPERPEKSARGLTFEQLQNFDCDLLDSPTDLSQSLANAGIDHDAPGSCSDKAESQQKGLFPQLLLRDK; from the exons ATGGGCGGCGTCGGGAGCAAAAACAAG GCTTCAGTCTCACTGGTGGAGAAGAGATGTCTGCCCAGCAGGCAGCGCTTCCTGTCTCTCCGGGGTGGACATGTCCAAAGCAGTCCATTCAAACAGCGCAGTGTCCCACACGCAAAGCCCCACATCTGTGAGGAAACTCCGAGCCCAGAGATGGATCCTCTGCCTACGTCCACCTCCATGTTCCTGCCCGAGTTTCCTCATCGTGTGGGGAGAAATGTGCATTTGCAG ATAACCGGCTTTATAGCTAAAGGCTCATTCGGCCCCATTCTGAAGGTGAAGGACTGGGCAAAAGACAAGACCTATGCTATTAAG GTTTTACCCAAATCAGAGGTTTTGAGACTTGGAGTTCTGGAGCAGTCCAAGGAGGAGGTCATAATCCAG CGGCAGCTCAGGCACCCTTTCCTCCTCAGTCTGGAGGACTGTTGGCAGAGCCAGCGCAATCTCTTCATCA TGTGTGACTACTGCAGCACCGGAGATCTGTACACTTACTGGACACTGACTGGCCAGTTTGCCGAAAAGGAGGTTCGGGTATTTGCTGCTGAACTCGGCAGTGCTCTAG GTTTCCTGCATGACTTTGGGATCATGCACAGGGACGTGAAG ATGGAGAACATCCTTTTAACAGAGCAAG GTCACCTCCGCCTGGCTGATTTCGGCCTGTCTCGGCGGCTCGAGTGCGGGGAAAGAGCGTTTACAATCTGTGGGACGATACAATACATGG CTCCTGAGGTCCTGGGTGGAGGTCCGTACGGTCATGCTGCAGACTGGTGGTCCCTTGGCATTTTGTTATATGCACTGGCTGCAGGAGAG TTTCCTCTTCCACCAGAGGTAGACCACACCAGTATGCTGACCACGGTGACTGACCACTTGTATGAGATGCCTTCAAGCTTCAGTCCTGGACTGGCCCTGCTGCTTACAGAG CTTCTGTGTAAGACTCCCACGCATCGCCTGCGCTGCCTGGAGCGCTTCAAAAGCCAGAGATTCTTCAGCGGCGTCTCCTTTGACTCACAAATGCTGACGAAGGCTCCCGTTCAGCCCATAATTCAGCTGAAGGACCATCCAGAGCGGCCCGAGAAATCAGCACGAGGTTTGACGTTCGAGCAGCTCCAGAATTTTGACTGTGATCTCCTTGACTCGCCCACAGATCTGTCCCAGAGCCTTGCAAACGCGGGAATAGACCACGATGCCCCAGGTTCCTGTAGTGACAAGGCAGAAAGCCAGCAAAAAGGTCTCTTTCCTCAGCTGCTGCTACGCGACAAGTAA